One stretch of Eupeodes corollae chromosome 2, idEupCoro1.1, whole genome shotgun sequence DNA includes these proteins:
- the LOC129946432 gene encoding uncharacterized protein LOC129946432, with the protein MGLANHLTSDASRNLNNLARNISPIVSDVMDEDEDFNPSDELDYESENEYERGMNLTRSMQRSLELKLDKIIAQNELILQQNREILKLAKARTLVVPDDDDEAEDQASSDSS; encoded by the exons ATGGGACTTGCAAACCATCTTACTTCAGATGCGTCTCGCAATCTAAATAATTTAGCGAGGAACATTTCACCAATTGTGTCTGATGTTATGGACGAAGATGAAGATTTT AATCCAAGTGATGAACTCGATTACGAAAgcgaaaacgaatatgaaagaGGAATGAATTTAACAAGGAGTATGCAAAGATCTTTGGAATTAAAATTGGACAAAATTATAGCCCAAAATGAATTGATATTGCAACAAAAtcgagaaattttaaaactggCCAAAGCTAGGACATTAGTGGTacccgatgatgatgatgaagctgAGGATCAAGCCTCCTCTGATTCATCCTAa